A portion of the Leptospira terpstrae serovar Hualin str. LT 11-33 = ATCC 700639 genome contains these proteins:
- a CDS encoding SGNH/GDSL hydrolase family protein codes for MVSKFLSSAMKKVRSLFYFLPKKLYTGLFVFSFFVFIILTFRFLDFLSLSFHSPFGHYHFPKNQEIPFFRMVDKEMGKIGELGIRRGTLKPEANCKYLLLGDSQTFGSGIFWKDTFSEILNRETECQWTNAGVPGFTLENEFSLYETIKSNISFDRVYLFVYGNDIYETGDTPDYLHFVKRQTWYVHSLLFVFPEQTRLYLKTKYFQTIQKRMELELERVSKLEIQKPQISSSKKEEFITLRGLYNLSPDYLIGSLDTKTYSKTNFNRWTRALRLLNEKILADKKELVIVYIPLEVEYDPIRFQIYKEIGFEMNENWIQSDSDFISDIKAVAKENKIPLIDLRKFMRFRSDLLQKEDIHLNETATRLISDIIKQKL; via the coding sequence ATGGTTTCTAAATTCCTAAGTTCTGCAATGAAAAAAGTTCGTTCTCTATTTTACTTTCTACCAAAGAAACTTTATACCGGACTTTTTGTATTTTCTTTCTTTGTCTTTATTATCCTTACGTTTCGTTTCCTTGATTTTCTTAGTTTGAGTTTTCACTCTCCATTTGGCCATTACCACTTTCCGAAAAACCAGGAGATTCCCTTTTTTCGGATGGTTGACAAAGAGATGGGCAAAATTGGAGAATTGGGAATTCGAAGGGGAACTTTAAAACCTGAGGCTAATTGTAAATATCTATTGTTAGGTGATTCCCAAACTTTTGGATCAGGAATTTTTTGGAAAGATACTTTTTCCGAAATTCTAAATCGCGAGACAGAATGCCAATGGACCAATGCCGGTGTACCTGGGTTTACACTTGAAAATGAATTTTCCTTATACGAAACTATAAAATCAAATATCTCCTTTGATCGGGTTTATCTCTTTGTATACGGAAACGATATTTATGAAACAGGGGATACTCCTGACTATTTACATTTTGTAAAAAGACAAACTTGGTATGTCCATTCATTGTTGTTTGTTTTTCCGGAACAAACTCGTCTTTATTTAAAAACAAAATATTTTCAGACCATACAAAAACGTATGGAGTTGGAACTAGAAAGAGTTTCCAAATTAGAAATTCAAAAACCTCAAATCTCTAGTTCAAAGAAAGAAGAATTTATTACGTTACGAGGTTTGTACAACTTAAGTCCAGACTATTTGATTGGATCATTAGATACCAAAACATATTCTAAAACTAATTTTAATCGATGGACCAGGGCATTACGACTATTAAATGAAAAAATCTTAGCAGATAAAAAAGAATTGGTAATTGTTTATATACCTTTAGAAGTAGAATATGATCCGATCAGATTCCAAATATACAAAGAAATTGGGTTTGAGATGAACGAGAACTGGATTCAGTCGGATTCCGATTTTATTTCTGACATAAAAGCCGTTGCTAAAGAAAATAAGATTCCCTTAATCGATTTGCGCAAATTTATGAGAT
- a CDS encoding LA_3751/LA_3752 family putative glycosyltransferase translates to MIHSKKAIGFFCSFAFLAFLSFYFSARGILPFTDFALLEWQMKLAGQFIFYLPYLHQTQDPSFLFFPLPDLFFQLTNGKAYSTFPNFYPFLFSPILKIWGTAGITIAQLVLFSGAIYIFHQIKKDFTATFLLLFGSSLPIYIFLIHETVLIFFLEILVLFLFSRNRFFLSGILSALIVWIRPEMCMVIVLVPFCFTNYSNILKFGISLFLGISVFALGNLYTTDSIFPLRMVKNSNFQFRTDNTIYLTKIWIEQVPIFLLSCFILIRSCVSRKISYPMILIILATLVTIVLAPNTGGHNTPRYLYGFIPLYILIMRKDIEVNPLLSFRWMFLLSFLSLYTIWNLNGQIKELIKISKYQANTLNEIRKLDDSVLIFNNSDFSFVVLPLLQENKDLLLLRKDYDPQILVGLLQNENTKSFTFLELPPSPYTLPNHFSLPNCNKNCTFSKTETILLPNALLPITQTQYLRK, encoded by the coding sequence ATGATACATTCCAAAAAAGCAATTGGTTTCTTCTGCAGTTTCGCATTTTTGGCATTCCTATCTTTCTATTTTTCTGCTAGAGGAATCCTACCTTTTACTGATTTTGCACTCTTAGAATGGCAAATGAAATTAGCAGGCCAATTTATATTTTATTTACCCTACCTCCACCAAACACAAGATCCAAGTTTTTTATTTTTCCCGCTGCCAGATCTTTTTTTCCAGCTAACCAATGGAAAGGCATATTCCACCTTTCCTAATTTCTATCCATTTTTATTTTCACCTATACTTAAAATTTGGGGAACAGCTGGTATCACGATTGCTCAGTTAGTTTTATTTTCTGGTGCCATTTATATTTTTCACCAAATCAAAAAAGATTTTACTGCCACCTTTTTGTTGTTATTTGGCTCTAGTCTCCCCATTTATATATTCTTAATCCACGAAACAGTTCTGATATTTTTTTTAGAAATTTTAGTTCTTTTTTTATTTTCTAGAAATCGGTTTTTTCTCTCAGGAATCCTGTCCGCCCTGATAGTTTGGATTCGTCCAGAAATGTGTATGGTAATTGTTTTAGTTCCTTTTTGTTTTACGAACTACTCGAATATTCTCAAATTTGGTATTTCTTTATTCTTAGGAATTAGTGTTTTTGCATTGGGAAATCTATACACAACGGATTCTATTTTTCCTCTCCGGATGGTAAAAAATTCTAATTTTCAATTTCGAACAGACAATACAATTTATTTAACAAAAATTTGGATCGAACAAGTTCCCATTTTTCTCTTATCGTGTTTTATCTTGATTCGATCTTGTGTTTCTAGAAAAATATCTTATCCAATGATTCTGATTATTTTAGCAACACTTGTTACAATCGTTCTTGCTCCTAATACTGGTGGGCACAATACCCCGCGTTATTTATATGGATTCATACCACTTTATATTCTAATAATGAGAAAGGATATTGAGGTGAATCCATTACTTTCTTTCCGATGGATGTTTCTCTTATCTTTCCTTTCTCTTTATACAATTTGGAATCTGAATGGTCAGATAAAAGAACTAATAAAAATATCCAAATACCAAGCGAATACATTAAACGAAATACGTAAGTTAGATGATTCAGTTCTTATATTTAATAATTCCGATTTTTCTTTTGTTGTTTTACCTTTACTCCAAGAAAACAAAGATTTGCTACTCTTAAGAAAGGATTACGATCCTCAAATATTAGTAGGGTTACTACAAAATGAAAATACAAAATCATTTACCTTTTTAGAACTTCCACCTTCTCCTTATACTCTTCCGAATCATTTCAGTCTTCCTAATTGTAACAAAAACTGTACTTTTTCTAAAACGGAGACCATTCTTTTACCAAATGCTTTACTCCCGATCACCCAAACACAATACCTTAGAAAATAA